A region of Jaculus jaculus isolate mJacJac1 chromosome 16, mJacJac1.mat.Y.cur, whole genome shotgun sequence DNA encodes the following proteins:
- the Kbtbd2 gene encoding kelch repeat and BTB domain-containing protein 2 yields MSTQDEKQINSEYAVSLLEQLKLFYEQQLFTDIVLIVEGTEFPCHKMVLATCSSYFRAMFMSGLSESKQTHVHLRNVDAATLQIIITYAYTGNLTINDSTVEQLYETACFLQVEDVLQRCRDYLIKKINAENCVRLLSFADLFSCEELKQSAKRMVEHKFTAVYHQEAFMHLSHDLLVDILSSDNLNVEKEETVREAAMLWLEYNTESRSQYLSSVLSQIRIDALSEVTQRAWFQGLPPNDKSVVVQGLYKSMPKFFKPRLGMTKEEMMIFIEASSENPCSLYSSVCYSPQAEKVYKLCSPPADLHKVGTVVTPDNDIYIAGGQVPLKNTKTNHSKTSKLQTAFRTVNCFYWFDAQQNTWFPKTPMLFVRVKPSLVCCEGYIYAIGGDSVGGELNRRTVERYDTEKDEWTMVSPLPCAWQWSAAVVVHDCIYVMTLNLMYCYFPRSDSWVEMAMRQTSRSFASAAAFGDKIFYIGGLHIATNSGLRLPSGTVDGSSVTVEIYDVNKNEWKLAANIPAKRYSDPCVRAVVISNSLCVFMRETHLNERAKYVTYQYDLELDRWSLRQHISERVLWDLGRDFRCTVGKLYPSCLEESPWKPPTYLFSPDGTEEFEVDGDIVALPPV; encoded by the exons GGCCATGTTCATGAGTGGACTAAGTGAAAGCAAACAGACACATGTACACCTGAGAAATGTGGATGCTGCCACCTTACAGATAATAATAACTTATGCATACACGGGTAACTTGACAATAAATGACAGCACTGTTGAACAGCTTTATGAAACAGCCTGCTTCCTACAG GTAGAAGATGTGTTACAACGTTGTCGGGATTAtttaatcaaaaaaattaatgcaGAAAATTGTGTGCGATTGTTGAGTTTTGCTGATCTCTTCAGTTGTGAAGAATTGAAACAAAGTGCTAAAAGAATGGTGGAGCATAAATTCACTGCTGTGTACCACCAGGAGGCTTTCATGCACCTTTCACATGACCTACTGGTAGACATTCTCAGTAGTGACAATTTAAatgtagaaaaggaagaaactgtTCGAGAAGCTGCTATGCTCTGGCTAGAATACAACACAGAATCACGGTCCCAGTATTTGTCTTCTGTTCTTAGCCAAATCAGAATTGATGCACTTTCAGAAGTAACACAGAGAGCATGGTTCCAAGGACTCCCACCCAATGACAAGTCTGTAGTGGTTCAGGGTCTTTATAAGTCCATGCCCAAGTTTTTCAAACCAAGACTTGGGATGACAAAAGAAGAGATGATGATTTTCATtgaagcctcttcagaaaatccTTGCAGTCTTTACTCTTCTGTCTGTTACAGCCCGCAGGCAGAAAAAGTTTACAAGCTATGCAGCCCACCAGCTGACTTGCATAAGGTTGGGACAGTTGTAACTCCTGATAATGACATCTACATTGCAGGGGGCCAAGTTCCtctgaaaaatacaaaaactaatCACAGTaaaacaagcaaactccagactgcCTTCAGAACTGTGAATTGCTTTTACTGGTTTGATGCACAACAAAATACCTGGTTTCCAAAGACACCAATGCTTTTTGTCCGAGTCAAACCATCTTTGGTTTGCTGTGAAGGCTATATCTATGCAATTGGAGGAGATAGTGTAGGTGGAGAACTTAATCGGAGGACTGTAGAAAGATATGACACTGAGAAGGATGAGTGGACAATGGTGAGCCCTTTGCCTTGTGCTTGGCAGTGGAGTGCAGCAGTTGTGGTCCATGACTGCATTTATGTGATGACATTGAACCTCATGTATTGTTACTTTCCAAGGTCTGACTCATGGGTAGAAATGGCCATGAGACAGACGAGCAGATCTTTTGCTTCAGCTGCAGCTTTTGGTGATAAAATTTTCTATATTGGAGGGCTGCATATTGCTACTAATTCTGGCCTAAGACTCCCCTCTGGCACTGTAGATGGGTCTTCAGTAACTGTGGAAATTTATGATGTGAATAAAAATGAATGGAAACTAGCAGCCAACATCCCTGCTAAGAGGTACTCTGATCCCTGTGTTAGGGCAGTTGTGATCTCAAATTCCCTTTGTGTGTTTATGCGAGAAACCCACTTAAATGAACGAGCTAAGTATGTCACCTACCAGTATGATCTGGAACTTGACCGGTGGTCTCTGAGGCAACATATATCTGAACGTGTACTATGGGACTTAGGGAGAGATTTTCGATGCACTGTGGGGAAACTTTATCCATCCTGTCTGGAGGAGTCTCCATGGAAACCACCAACGTACCTTTTTTCACCAGATGGGACAGAGGAGTTTGAAGTGGATGGAGATATAGTTGCACTACCCCCTGTTTAG